Proteins from a genomic interval of Methanohalophilus levihalophilus:
- a CDS encoding DUF2180 family protein, with amino-acid sequence MMKCYDCAEDGKEVEASAVCIVCGKGLCSDHSKEVPLPLTVGKPPEVKRLHKSLPHFMCNYCFDNTVEDSFD; translated from the coding sequence ATGATGAAATGTTATGATTGTGCTGAAGATGGAAAAGAAGTTGAAGCTTCCGCAGTATGTATTGTCTGTGGTAAAGGTCTCTGTAGCGATCACTCAAAAGAGGTTCCACTCCCGTTGACAGTGGGAAAGCCTCCTGAAGTAAAGCGCCTGCACAAAAGCCTTCCACACTTCATGTGCAACTATTGCTTTGACAACACAGTTGAAGATTCGTTCGACTGA
- a CDS encoding flavodoxin family protein, which translates to MSDNEPIKILGISGSPRKKSTDYAVKYALQHAEEKFGAETQYFSARGMDLKFCIHCDHCIRTKKGCIHKDDIVSLYDMMLWADAWIIGTPVYQGNLSAQTKTIMDRCRAVVAKDPKSFQNKVGSALAVGGDRVGGQEPAIKTILDFYVISEMIPVSGGSFGSNLGGTLWSQDKGAEGTSEDSEGLRSLRKTVNRMVTMAQKFK; encoded by the coding sequence ATGTCAGATAATGAACCAATAAAAATTCTGGGAATATCGGGAAGCCCCCGAAAAAAATCCACAGATTATGCCGTAAAATATGCTCTCCAGCACGCTGAAGAGAAGTTTGGTGCAGAAACCCAATATTTCTCTGCCAGGGGAATGGACCTTAAGTTCTGTATCCACTGTGATCATTGCATCAGGACAAAGAAGGGTTGTATTCACAAGGATGATATTGTTTCACTTTATGATATGATGCTCTGGGCAGATGCCTGGATTATCGGGACACCTGTTTATCAGGGAAATCTGAGTGCTCAAACCAAGACTATTATGGACAGATGTCGTGCTGTTGTGGCAAAAGACCCAAAATCATTCCAGAACAAAGTTGGATCTGCATTGGCAGTTGGCGGTGACCGTGTAGGTGGGCAGGAGCCTGCAATCAAGACCATCCTTGATTTCTACGTTATCAGTGAAATGATTCCGGTATCAGGTGGTTCATTTGGTTCTAATCTGGGTGGTACGCTCTGGTCTCAGGATAAAGGTGCCGAAGGAACTTCCGAGGACTCGGAAGGCTTGCGTAGTTTGAGGAAAACTGTGAACCGAATGGTTACTATGGCCCAGAAGTTCAAATGA
- a CDS encoding DUF2180 family protein → MKCYECEKEGKTTDTVGICIICGRGVCKDHLVREQVPVLEGEYQVRVKCMGDACELKDMQPLLKVVCKPCHEALKENF, encoded by the coding sequence ATGAAATGTTATGAATGTGAAAAAGAAGGCAAAACCACCGATACAGTAGGTATTTGCATAATTTGTGGAAGAGGTGTTTGTAAAGACCACCTTGTAAGGGAACAGGTTCCGGTATTGGAAGGAGAATATCAGGTAAGGGTCAAATGTATGGGAGATGCATGTGAACTAAAGGATATGCAGCCCCTGCTTAAGGTAGTCTGCAAGCCATGCCACGAAGCCCTGAAGGAAAACTTCTGA
- a CDS encoding DUF429 domain-containing protein, producing MKATGSGKLPQGNKRSSFFGVDFSGAKDAGRKIWISHGIESRGLLNLEYCVPLEELAGTREREECHRFLCEFIASNNDAVFGLDFPFGLPQEITGNQKWEEIILQFPKNYPDAKTFREKCRKQTNNMEFKRRSEKEKGAPFSPYNLRLYRQTYYGIRNVIYPLVKQKLACVPPMQNPDPNKPWIAEICPACTLKEMGLYQPYKGKEEAQESQRILIVKRLSEIKMRLDESIKEKAINDSEGDALDSILATLSAYRFPAELGKIEQVDEISRTEGMIFY from the coding sequence TTGAAGGCAACAGGGAGCGGTAAGCTGCCACAAGGGAACAAACGTTCCTCTTTTTTCGGAGTGGATTTTAGCGGCGCTAAGGATGCAGGCCGCAAAATCTGGATAAGCCATGGGATAGAATCCCGTGGTTTATTGAATTTAGAGTATTGCGTTCCACTCGAAGAGCTGGCAGGGACCAGAGAGCGTGAAGAATGCCATCGATTCCTTTGCGAGTTTATAGCCTCTAATAATGATGCTGTTTTTGGACTTGATTTCCCCTTTGGATTACCTCAGGAGATAACTGGTAACCAAAAATGGGAAGAAATAATCCTGCAGTTTCCCAAAAACTATCCGGATGCTAAAACTTTTCGTGAGAAATGTCGGAAACAAACCAATAACATGGAATTCAAGAGAAGAAGTGAAAAAGAAAAAGGAGCCCCTTTTTCCCCTTACAATCTTCGCCTTTACAGGCAAACGTATTATGGAATCAGAAATGTAATATATCCCCTTGTAAAACAGAAGCTTGCTTGCGTACCTCCAATGCAAAATCCAGACCCTAATAAGCCGTGGATTGCAGAGATTTGTCCGGCCTGCACTCTTAAAGAAATGGGTTTATACCAACCATACAAAGGGAAGGAAGAAGCACAAGAGTCCCAGAGGATACTAATCGTGAAAAGGCTTTCAGAAATAAAGATGAGGCTTGATGAAAGCATAAAAGAGAAAGCTATCAATGATTCAGAGGGTGATGCCCTTGATAGCATCCTTGCAACATTGTCTGCATACAGGTTCCCTGCTGAACTGGGAAAAATAGAGCAGGTTGATGAAATATCCCGGACGGAAGGGATGATATTCTATTGA
- the artB gene encoding archaeosortase B → MGKKQRKKRENTKSLKLKLYELKDNRIARFVALYLIYISIFTGLYLLLKEDLEFLRNLTAGTFSYMMSSLGVANTVTENLLLFEEGAPALKVIDECTGIYEVLVYSSCVMAYTTTYQKKLMGIAFGIPVILGINMVRLICLGFVGIWYPDMFDYVHYYLWQVTLILIIVLVVLIWIEKIVKS, encoded by the coding sequence ATGGGGAAAAAGCAGAGGAAAAAACGGGAAAATACCAAAAGTCTCAAGCTAAAACTCTACGAGCTAAAAGATAACAGAATTGCAAGATTCGTTGCCCTATATCTGATTTACATCAGCATTTTTACCGGGCTTTACTTATTGCTAAAAGAAGATCTGGAATTTCTGAGGAACCTGACAGCCGGCACCTTTTCATATATGATGAGTAGCTTAGGCGTAGCAAATACGGTTACCGAAAACCTTCTCCTTTTTGAAGAAGGAGCTCCTGCACTGAAAGTTATTGATGAATGTACGGGGATATACGAGGTTCTCGTATACTCAAGCTGTGTGATGGCTTATACAACGACATACCAGAAAAAGCTCATGGGCATTGCATTTGGAATTCCTGTAATACTTGGAATTAATATGGTACGCCTTATTTGTCTTGGCTTTGTTGGAATTTGGTATCCTGACATGTTTGATTATGTCCATTATTACCTCTGGCAGGTAACATTGATTCTCATAATAGTATTGGTTGTTCTGATATGGATAGAGAAAATAGTGAAAAGCTAA
- a CDS encoding carboxymuconolactone decarboxylase family protein, whose protein sequence is MSEHEEVVKSIGDKMGFTPKILETLKDIDPHFVRKYNRCNEKILTDGAIEAKYKVLMALAVVASKQCEACTVSQMRSALNHGATKEEIMETMEVISITSGAPAVAACRDALKLLKD, encoded by the coding sequence ATGAGCGAACACGAAGAGGTTGTAAAAAGTATAGGGGACAAGATGGGTTTCACTCCAAAAATACTTGAAACCCTGAAAGATATAGATCCGCATTTTGTGAGAAAGTACAACCGCTGCAATGAGAAAATTCTCACTGATGGAGCTATTGAAGCCAAATACAAGGTACTAATGGCCCTTGCTGTGGTTGCATCAAAGCAATGTGAAGCATGTACGGTTTCCCAGATGAGAAGCGCTCTTAACCACGGTGCTACAAAAGAAGAGATCATGGAAACCATGGAAGTTATTTCAATAACATCCGGGGCTCCGGCAGTGGCTGCCTGCAGGGATGCATTAAAGCTCCTGAAAGACTGA
- a CDS encoding multiheme c-type cytochrome encodes MLSKNPVVLLSITIIFLVLVLPATALPSSHGEFTSDEFTEYSKCGQCHAIIRSEWDGSMHANAFTDPFYQEELKLASEDSDGALDLFCTRCHIPVGVLSAEVPPIDGSQASDVALEAVSCDFCHTVSDNDGTGNGAFISSPGTTKYGPFDDSESAFHGSEYLELYQQAEYCGMCHQVYHPANGLVLDDTYMAWEEGPYSERDVTCQDCHMTPGITDFEANPGRAGSGAPKRDHISTHYFSGANVFVTGILDEEDTIELNTERLQKAATVEVAIPETAEAGETVNMEVSITNSGAGHNIPTGLIEARQIWLEVLVSDASGTVLLDSGSLDSEGNIQNAVVYQTKFADSDGEPTFKLWEAASVISDNRISPEDTAIEEFSFEVPENVADPISVDVKLLYRSAPQSMIDDIFGDNVHEVPVVEMNSYRGAINGDVPSESTPGFGVAGMILSLMGAILYLRYGKKEE; translated from the coding sequence ATGCTATCCAAAAACCCTGTTGTTTTGCTAAGTATCACAATCATTTTCTTAGTACTTGTATTACCAGCTACTGCTTTGCCTTCTTCGCATGGTGAATTTACATCAGATGAGTTTACTGAATACTCAAAGTGTGGACAGTGCCATGCTATAATTAGAAGTGAATGGGATGGAAGTATGCATGCAAATGCTTTCACAGATCCTTTTTATCAGGAAGAATTGAAGCTTGCCAGTGAAGACAGTGATGGTGCACTTGATCTCTTCTGCACTCGCTGCCATATTCCTGTAGGTGTGTTGTCGGCAGAAGTTCCGCCAATTGATGGCTCACAAGCTAGCGATGTTGCTCTTGAAGCAGTTAGCTGCGATTTCTGTCACACTGTATCCGATAATGATGGGACTGGAAATGGTGCTTTCATTTCTTCTCCGGGAACAACAAAGTACGGTCCATTTGATGATTCGGAATCTGCGTTCCATGGAAGTGAATATCTGGAGCTTTACCAGCAAGCAGAATACTGTGGAATGTGTCATCAGGTTTATCATCCAGCCAATGGGCTGGTTCTGGATGATACTTACATGGCCTGGGAAGAGGGTCCCTACTCCGAACGCGATGTAACATGTCAGGATTGTCATATGACTCCTGGAATCACCGATTTTGAAGCCAATCCCGGAAGAGCCGGTTCAGGTGCACCCAAACGTGATCATATTTCCACCCACTATTTCTCAGGTGCTAATGTCTTCGTAACAGGAATCCTTGATGAGGAAGATACTATTGAGCTTAATACAGAACGACTCCAGAAAGCTGCTACAGTTGAAGTTGCTATTCCAGAAACAGCTGAAGCCGGTGAAACTGTGAATATGGAGGTCAGCATCACAAATTCAGGTGCTGGTCACAATATTCCTACAGGTCTTATAGAAGCCCGGCAGATATGGCTTGAAGTTCTGGTTTCGGATGCTTCAGGCACTGTGTTGCTGGACAGTGGATCTCTGGACTCAGAAGGTAACATACAAAATGCAGTTGTTTACCAGACAAAGTTTGCAGATTCAGATGGTGAACCCACATTTAAGCTATGGGAAGCTGCATCGGTAATTTCAGACAACAGGATATCTCCTGAAGATACGGCAATCGAAGAGTTTTCTTTTGAAGTGCCGGAGAATGTTGCTGATCCTATTTCTGTAGACGTAAAACTATTGTACCGGTCTGCTCCGCAATCAATGATAGATGATATCTTTGGAGACAATGTGCATGAAGTCCCAGTTGTGGAAATGAATTCCTATCGTGGAGCAATTAACGGCGATGTGCCCTCAGAATCAACTCCCGGATTCGGTGTTGCAGGGATGATCCTTTCATTGATGGGTGCCATATTATATCTCAGGTATGGGAAAAAGGAGGAATGA
- a CDS encoding VPXXXP-CTERM sorting domain-containing protein yields MKEMKLWLTILMVLALVASVPAASAITVDGIKDPEWNDNWAFGQTNNATAAGEYDVFNTGNRLEVRQGAFDDDTTIWNAEDPKNDSGTSHDETMATEGDSSGQDIMRIYGHYDFANDTLFGMTTVYGIPGDLDGDGSTNTIFDNRDTDGNAGPAGLGLGQWELWTIRITQTGSPAVEIDVQDNDWAIIIGPLAYSDVEAAFSPTADGVYEIAISDASEIWDIGPCQEDIMIEVRAGGTADTPGEDTATAFVHFTCPDIMIKKYVSADNSTWFDANTKLTAPVLENNSAVYWRYVVTNTGDEPLTSVSVTDDIIGFIGNIGDLDVNEEATLYASGTVPRLCTDYTNIGTTNGVGAVSGIPVTDNDPANYLCEPPEDVPAMTPIGLIGLIGALGLVGIVAMKRRE; encoded by the coding sequence ATGAAAGAGATGAAGCTATGGCTAACTATTTTGATGGTATTGGCTTTAGTGGCATCAGTACCCGCCGCATCAGCTATCACCGTTGATGGTATCAAAGACCCGGAATGGAATGATAACTGGGCATTTGGACAAACCAACAACGCCACAGCAGCTGGCGAGTATGATGTTTTCAATACCGGGAACCGACTAGAAGTAAGACAGGGTGCATTTGATGATGATACTACCATCTGGAATGCAGAAGACCCTAAAAATGACTCCGGAACTTCACATGACGAAACAATGGCAACTGAAGGAGATTCAAGTGGCCAGGACATCATGAGAATCTATGGTCACTATGATTTTGCAAATGACACCCTCTTTGGGATGACAACAGTATACGGAATTCCGGGAGATCTGGATGGCGACGGCAGCACAAACACAATCTTTGACAACAGGGATACCGATGGTAATGCCGGCCCGGCAGGGCTTGGGTTGGGCCAATGGGAACTATGGACAATCAGAATAACCCAAACCGGAAGTCCCGCAGTTGAAATTGATGTTCAGGATAACGACTGGGCAATCATTATTGGACCTCTTGCATACAGTGATGTAGAAGCAGCATTCAGCCCAACAGCGGATGGTGTCTATGAAATTGCAATAAGCGACGCCAGCGAAATCTGGGACATCGGACCCTGTCAGGAAGACATAATGATAGAAGTCCGTGCCGGTGGTACTGCCGACACCCCTGGAGAAGACACAGCTACCGCATTTGTGCACTTCACCTGTCCGGACATTATGATCAAGAAATATGTCTCCGCAGATAATTCAACATGGTTTGATGCCAACACTAAGCTGACTGCACCAGTCCTCGAAAACAACAGTGCAGTTTACTGGAGATACGTAGTCACAAACACCGGTGATGAACCCCTGACAAGTGTCAGTGTCACAGATGACATAATTGGTTTCATTGGGAATATCGGTGATCTTGACGTAAATGAGGAAGCTACCCTTTATGCATCAGGAACCGTCCCCAGACTGTGTACAGACTACACCAATATAGGAACCACAAACGGAGTGGGAGCTGTCTCAGGAATACCGGTAACAGACAATGACCCGGCCAACTACCTCTGTGAACCACCCGAAGATGTTCCTGCAATGACTCCAATTGGTCTTATCGGACTTATCGGAGCTCTTGGATTGGTTGGAATTGTTGCGATGAAACGTCGCGAATAA
- a CDS encoding inositol-3-phosphate synthase produces the protein MDKIKIAIAGMGNCASSLIQGLEYYKDKTENDSIGLMHWAIGGFKPSDIEVVAAFDIDKRKVGKDISEAIFSEPNCTTVFCPDVPEKGVKVTMGNVLDGVSDHMVDYEDKYKFIASDETNSTKEDIVKILNESGAEMLLNFMPVGSEEAARFYAECALEANVGFINNMPVFIASTPEWAEKFAAKGLPIIGDDIKAQLGATITHRTLADLFRKRGVKLERTYQLNTGGNTDFLNMLNRSRLSSKKTSKTEAVQSVIGERLADENIHVGPSDYVPWQKDNKLCFLRMEGKLFGDVPMNIELRLSVEDSPNSAGVVIDAIRCCKLALQRNTGGILYSPSAYFMKHPPQQYVDDDAFRMTNEFIEGNRER, from the coding sequence ATGGATAAAATAAAAATCGCAATTGCAGGGATGGGCAACTGCGCAAGCTCCCTCATCCAGGGTCTGGAGTATTACAAGGATAAAACTGAAAACGATTCTATCGGTCTTATGCACTGGGCCATAGGGGGATTCAAACCTTCAGATATCGAGGTTGTTGCTGCTTTTGACATTGACAAAAGGAAAGTGGGAAAAGATATATCTGAAGCCATTTTTTCTGAACCAAATTGCACTACCGTCTTCTGCCCGGATGTTCCCGAGAAAGGCGTAAAGGTTACCATGGGAAATGTCCTTGATGGTGTCTCCGACCACATGGTAGACTATGAAGATAAATACAAATTCATAGCCAGCGATGAGACAAATTCTACAAAAGAAGATATTGTAAAGATTCTCAATGAATCCGGTGCTGAAATGCTTTTGAATTTCATGCCGGTTGGTTCCGAAGAAGCTGCACGTTTCTATGCAGAATGCGCTCTTGAAGCAAATGTTGGCTTTATTAACAACATGCCTGTTTTTATTGCAAGCACTCCAGAATGGGCAGAGAAGTTTGCAGCAAAGGGACTTCCAATTATTGGTGATGACATCAAAGCCCAGCTTGGGGCCACGATCACTCACAGGACACTGGCAGATTTATTCCGCAAGCGTGGCGTCAAACTCGAGAGGACATACCAGCTTAACACCGGTGGTAATACAGACTTCCTTAACATGCTCAACCGCAGCAGGCTTTCCTCGAAGAAAACATCCAAAACTGAAGCTGTCCAGTCAGTTATTGGTGAAAGACTCGCTGACGAAAACATACATGTCGGCCCAAGTGATTATGTCCCATGGCAAAAAGACAACAAACTATGTTTCCTGAGAATGGAAGGAAAGCTGTTTGGTGACGTGCCTATGAACATCGAACTCCGCCTTTCTGTGGAAGACTCCCCAAACTCTGCAGGAGTTGTTATTGACGCAATTCGCTGCTGCAAGCTGGCTCTCCAGAGAAACACCGGCGGAATTCTCTATTCCCCATCTGCATACTTCATGAAACATCCACCCCAGCAATATGTGGACGATGATGCCTTCAGGATGACTAACGAGTTCATTGAAGGCAACAGGGAGCGGTAA
- the afpA gene encoding archaeoflavoprotein AfpA, with product MKRIAWGITGSGDQIKETYEIMADISKRTDIEFMVFLSKEGETVMKWYRMWDSIQHDFPNFKTDAGPNSPFIAGPLQVGHYDALIIAPATANSVAKIVYGIADTLVTNVVAQTAKGQTPIYILPVDQVRGEVTTYSPEGKEMKLKMREVDVRNSEKLAEMENITVLKKPEDIYKLVGLE from the coding sequence ATGAAACGAATTGCATGGGGAATTACAGGATCAGGTGACCAGATTAAGGAAACTTATGAGATAATGGCTGATATCAGCAAAAGAACAGATATTGAATTCATGGTTTTCCTTTCAAAAGAAGGAGAAACCGTCATGAAGTGGTACAGGATGTGGGACAGCATCCAGCACGATTTCCCGAACTTCAAGACTGACGCCGGACCAAATTCTCCATTTATTGCAGGCCCATTGCAAGTTGGTCACTATGATGCACTTATAATTGCTCCGGCAACTGCTAACAGTGTTGCCAAGATTGTTTACGGAATTGCAGATACACTTGTGACCAACGTTGTTGCACAGACTGCAAAAGGACAGACTCCGATTTACATACTTCCGGTTGATCAGGTAAGGGGTGAGGTCACAACCTATTCTCCGGAAGGCAAAGAAATGAAACTCAAAATGCGTGAAGTGGATGTAAGGAATTCTGAAAAGCTGGCAGAAATGGAAAATATAACTGTGCTCAAAAAACCTGAAGACATCTATAAACTTGTAGGGCTGGAATAA
- a CDS encoding 4Fe-4S dicluster domain-containing protein: MPPIVDEDRCTGVGACAEICPTEVIDLETKSEGKTIAVIARPEDCTECEQCVNVCPEDAISME, from the coding sequence ATGCCGCCGATTGTAGATGAGGACAGGTGTACTGGTGTTGGTGCATGTGCTGAAATTTGTCCGACGGAAGTAATTGATCTTGAGACAAAAAGTGAAGGGAAAACAATTGCCGTAATTGCACGCCCTGAAGACTGCACAGAATGTGAACAATGCGTAAACGTCTGTCCCGAAGATGCAATCAGTATGGAGTAA
- a CDS encoding ferredoxin--NADP reductase, giving the protein MEFEVILNDVIPRTHDVKSFRFNKPEGFDYLAGQYIMVSVSVDGTVLKKPLTISSSPLDEDLEFTKKLTGHEFSNALDSLNAGDSFTIDGPYGKLTFEGEYDKIALISGGIGITPMISICKNCTDQKAPFDIVLIASNKTEEDIAFRKELEQMESENPHLRVVHTLTRADDSWKGCREHICENMILKEIPDYKERVFYLCGPPGMVKAVKELLVEMDIPKSMMKIELITGY; this is encoded by the coding sequence ATGGAATTTGAAGTAATCCTTAATGATGTTATACCTCGAACTCATGATGTGAAGAGTTTCCGTTTTAATAAGCCAGAAGGTTTTGACTATCTTGCAGGCCAATACATCATGGTTTCAGTTTCTGTAGATGGTACTGTTTTGAAAAAACCCTTAACAATCTCCAGCAGCCCTTTAGATGAAGATCTTGAGTTTACAAAGAAGCTTACAGGACACGAATTTTCTAATGCTCTTGATTCTTTGAATGCAGGCGATTCTTTCACAATTGATGGGCCTTACGGAAAGCTTACTTTTGAAGGAGAATATGACAAAATTGCACTGATAAGTGGTGGAATTGGAATAACTCCTATGATAAGCATCTGTAAAAATTGTACTGATCAAAAAGCACCTTTTGATATCGTCCTCATAGCAAGTAACAAGACTGAGGAGGATATTGCTTTCCGTAAAGAGCTTGAGCAAATGGAGTCTGAAAATCCTCATCTTCGTGTGGTTCACACCCTTACCAGGGCAGATGATAGTTGGAAGGGTTGCAGGGAGCATATTTGCGAAAATATGATATTAAAAGAAATACCAGATTATAAGGAAAGGGTATTCTATCTTTGCGGACCTCCGGGGATGGTGAAAGCCGTAAAGGAACTTCTGGTTGAAATGGATATACCAAAATCAATGATGAAAATTGAATTAATTACAGGATACTAA
- a CDS encoding PEF-CTERM sorting domain-containing protein: MRKINLWTTLLVVVALMASIPAASAINVDGINSPSEWDDNWAFGQTNNATAAGEYDINNLGDRLEIAQGAFDDFEGTWFAEDPKNDSSSTHDESMASEGESSGQDIMRIYGHYDAANDTLFGMTTVYGIPGDLDGDGNTDTTFDNRDEDGTAGPAGLGLGEYELWRIRISQSGSPTVEIDVQNNNWTIISGPLTYGDVEAAFSPTVDGVYEISIQDMSEIWDIRPCSPDIKIEVQAGGVGDSPGEDTATAFVRIPCDNEIPEFPTVAIPIAAILGLAFFFQRRKNE; this comes from the coding sequence ATGAGAAAAATTAACCTATGGACAACTCTTCTTGTAGTGGTGGCATTAATGGCATCAATCCCGGCAGCATCTGCAATAAATGTAGATGGGATAAACAGCCCTTCAGAGTGGGATGATAACTGGGCATTCGGCCAGACAAATAATGCAACCGCCGCCGGAGAGTATGATATAAACAACCTGGGAGACAGGCTGGAAATCGCTCAAGGAGCATTTGACGACTTTGAAGGAACCTGGTTCGCAGAAGATCCAAAAAATGATTCAAGTTCTACACATGATGAGTCAATGGCAAGCGAAGGAGAATCAAGTGGTCAGGACATAATGAGAATTTATGGCCACTACGACGCAGCAAATGACACACTGTTTGGGATGACAACAGTATATGGAATCCCAGGAGATCTTGACGGCGACGGAAACACAGATACAACATTTGATAACAGAGATGAAGATGGGACAGCAGGTCCTGCAGGCCTTGGACTGGGAGAATATGAATTGTGGAGAATCAGAATAAGCCAGTCAGGAAGCCCTACAGTTGAAATCGATGTTCAGAATAACAACTGGACAATCATTTCCGGACCTCTTACATACGGAGACGTGGAAGCAGCATTTAGCCCAACTGTTGACGGAGTCTACGAGATATCAATACAGGATATGAGCGAAATATGGGATATCAGGCCCTGCTCACCAGACATAAAGATAGAAGTACAGGCTGGTGGTGTTGGAGATAGCCCCGGAGAAGACACTGCGACTGCATTCGTCAGGATCCCATGCGACAATGAAATCCCCGAATTCCCAACAGTTGCAATTCCAATAGCTGCAATTCTTGGACTTGCATTTTTCTTCCAGAGAAGAAAAAATGAGTGA